The Oncorhynchus masou masou isolate Uvic2021 chromosome 31, UVic_Omas_1.1, whole genome shotgun sequence genome includes a region encoding these proteins:
- the LOC135524129 gene encoding fibroblast growth factor receptor substrate 2-like, giving the protein MGSCLSCPEKESIPDNHQTKFKVINVDDDGNELGSGMMELTEVELVLHTYRRDDVKWPYMCLRRYGYDSNLFSFESGRRCQTGQGIFAFKCARAEEIFNMLQEVMHNHSISVVEEAVLETNQQATHTPAALGYSVPTVHNGVTRIPSVGDAPSHPSTRHPSVASTRLPSVGEESTHPLLVADEAVHTYVNTTGLLDDQPSPLTAPAPLDSPGSAQSQCPPTPPPPRVARPEPQAQLQEEPQVLLESQGVRFVLGPTPAQKKMAKGKHQTETEDGDEEEAGEDSESPEPGEGETNGHTDTEAPAPPEGQPQPSSTHSNGASVGAPATAPRRHLLPPVTPDTLQNVNNSAQRRTALLDYENLPALPPVWETRKPSNEEEENNGGPRGGGGQGGLKMSSLNGYNHHQHSLLHHSYSHPLSAHPPLSAMESSHNYVNTENVTAPLSARCAPDTARRRSDGPIVFNFDFRRPLGQEHPKTLNYIEVEMETTASSSAASKGASSDTSNPHTPRTPTSPPLPTTPTRRTELYAFIDIERTAAMSNLQKARPHDDGSLRKTRHNSTELPTKSTV; this is encoded by the exons ATGGGTAGCTGTTTAAGCTGTCCAGAGAAGGAGTCAATCCCAGATAATCATCAAACCAAATTTAAG GTGATAAACGTGGATGACGATGGGAACGAGCTGGGCTCGGGCATGATGGAGCTGACAGAGGTAGAGCTCGTCCTCCACACCTATCGCCGTGACGACGTCAAGTGGCCCTACATGTGCCTGCGTCGCTATGGCTACGACTCCAACCTCTTCTCCTTCGAGAGTGGCCGCCGCTGCCAGACGGGACAAG GGATCTTTGCCTTTAAGTGTGCTCGGGCTGAGGAGATCTTCAACATGCTGCAGGAGGTGATGCACAACCACAGCATCAGTGTGGTGGAGGAGGCCGTACTGGAGACCAACCAGCAGGCCACGCATACTCCTGCCG CTCTGGGCTACTCTGTTCCCACCGTGCACAATGGTGTCACCCGGATCCCTTCGGTGGGCGATGCCCCCTCGCACCCCTCCACACGCCACCCGTCTGTGGCCAGCACCCGACTGCCCTCAGTGGGAGAGGAGTCTACACACCCCCTCCTAGTGGCTGACGAGGCG GTCCACACTTATGTGAACACCACAGGCCTGCTGGATGACCAGCCCAGCCCTCTGACTGCTCCAGCCCCTCTGGACAGCCCTGGCTCAGCCCAGTCCCAGtgcccccctacaccaccacctccGCGGGTAGCCAGACCAGAgccccaggcccagctccaggaAGAACCCCAGGTACTGCTGGAGTCCCAGGGGGTACGCTTCGTGCTGGGGCCCACCCCTGCACAGAAAAAGATGGCCAAGGGGAAGCATCAGACTGAGACTGAGgatggagatgaagaggaggcaggggaggacTCAGAGTCCCCGGagcctggagagggagagaccaacGGCCACACAGACACGGAGGCCCCAGCCCCACCAGAGGGCCAGCCTCAGCCGTCCTCTACACACTCCAATGGCGCCTCTGTCGGGGCTCCAGCCACAGCCCCTCGCCGCCATCTCTTGCCCCCCGTGACCCCTGACACCCTGCAGAATGTCAACAACTCAGCCCAGCGGCGCACGGCCCTCCTAGACTACGAGAACCTCCCGGCCCTGCCGCCCGTCTGGGAGACCCGCAAGCCCAGcaacgaggaggaggagaacaacgGTGGACCCCGTGGTGGAGGAGGCCAGGGTGGGCTAAAGATGTCCTCCCTCAACGGCTacaaccaccaccaacacagccTCCTCCACCACTCCTACTCCCATCCCCTGTCAGCCCACCCCCCTCTGTCAGCCATGGAGTCCTCCCACAACTATGTGAACACAGAGAATGTGACTGCCCCCCTCAGCGCCCGCTGTGCCCCCGACACGGCACGCCGCCGCAGCGACGGGCCCATCGTGTTCAACTTCGACTTCCGCCGGCCGTTGGGTCAGGAGCATCCCAAGACGCTCAACTACATTGAGGTGGAGATGGAAACTACCGCCTCTTCCTCCGCAGCCTCCAAGGGTGCGTCCTCAGACACCAGCAACCCCCACACGCCCCGCACCCCAACCTCGCCGCCTCTGCCTACCACCCCCACGCGCCGCACCGAGCTCTACGCCTTCATCGACATCGAGCGCACCGCCGCCATGTCCAACCTGCAGAAGGCCCGGCCGCATGACGACGGGTCACTGAGGAAAACGCGGCACAATAGCACAGAGCTTCCCACCAAAAGCACTGTCTGA